In one window of Zhihengliuella sp. ISTPL4 DNA:
- the carA gene encoding glutamine-hydrolyzing carbamoyl-phosphate synthase small subunit, with amino-acid sequence MTLSTSSPQASAARLPDPAVLVLEDGTRHRGRAYGARGRTLGEVVFATGMSGYQETITDPSYAGQIVLQTAPHIGNTGMNDEDTESRRIWVAGYIVRDPSRVVSNWRANASLDDVLVEDGIVGISGIDTRAVTRHIRSAGSMRGGIFSGADAELDPEEQLRIVREAPEMTGLNLSAQVSVQSATVTSAVGERIGNLAVLDLGVKQATIDNLAARGFDVHVLPQDVGIDEIRAIEPVAVFYSNGPGDPAASGDHVELLRAVLDDGLPFFGICFGNQLLGRALGLGTYKLPFGHRGINQPVLDKQTGKVEITAHNHGFAVEAPLEGSFDSPHGYGKVEVSHVGLNDNVVEGLRALDIPAFSVQYHPEAAAGPHDANYLFDRFRDMVIANKKDAK; translated from the coding sequence ATGACCCTCTCGACTTCCTCTCCGCAGGCCTCCGCGGCCCGCCTCCCCGATCCCGCCGTCCTCGTCCTGGAAGACGGCACCCGTCACCGCGGTCGTGCGTACGGCGCGCGCGGCCGCACCCTCGGCGAGGTCGTGTTCGCCACCGGCATGTCGGGATACCAGGAGACCATCACCGACCCGTCCTACGCCGGACAGATCGTCCTGCAGACGGCCCCGCACATCGGCAACACCGGCATGAACGACGAGGACACCGAGTCCCGGCGCATCTGGGTCGCCGGCTACATCGTGCGCGACCCCTCGCGCGTCGTCTCGAACTGGCGCGCGAACGCCTCCCTCGATGACGTCCTCGTCGAGGACGGCATCGTCGGCATCAGCGGCATCGACACCCGCGCGGTGACCCGCCACATCCGCTCCGCCGGCTCCATGCGCGGCGGCATCTTCTCGGGCGCCGACGCGGAGCTCGACCCGGAGGAGCAGCTGCGCATCGTCCGCGAGGCCCCGGAGATGACCGGTCTCAACCTCTCCGCGCAGGTGTCCGTCCAGAGCGCGACCGTGACCTCGGCGGTGGGGGAGCGCATCGGCAACCTCGCGGTTCTCGACCTCGGCGTGAAGCAGGCCACGATCGACAACCTCGCGGCGCGCGGCTTCGACGTGCATGTCCTCCCGCAGGACGTGGGCATCGACGAGATCCGGGCGATCGAGCCGGTCGCCGTCTTCTACTCGAACGGCCCGGGTGACCCCGCGGCCTCGGGGGACCACGTCGAACTGCTCCGCGCGGTCCTCGACGACGGCCTGCCGTTCTTCGGGATCTGCTTCGGCAACCAGCTCCTCGGCCGCGCGCTGGGCCTCGGCACGTACAAGCTGCCGTTCGGTCACCGCGGCATCAACCAGCCCGTGCTGGACAAGCAGACCGGCAAGGTGGAGATCACCGCTCACAACCACGGCTTCGCCGTCGAGGCGCCCCTCGAGGGCTCCTTCGACAGCCCGCACGGCTACGGCAAGGTCGAGGTCAGCCACGTCGGCCTCAACGACAACGTCGTGGAGGGCCTGCGCGCCCTCGACATCCCCGCCTTCTCGGTGCAGTACCACCCCGAGGCCGCGGCCGGACCGCACGACGCCAACTACCTCTTCGACCGCTTCCGCGACATGGTCATCGCGAACAAGAAGGACGCAAAGTAA
- a CDS encoding PH-like domain-containing protein has translation MSARDLAVAIIIAVALLILLSMLFAWRRRVRRDAAYTAPLGVPEHAEVTRRDEVLYVSTTRHEQPLERLAITPLAFRARGELAVTDRGIALALDGAPTVFLAADRLVSVDRATVTIDRVVESGGLVRISWHVDDATVVDSYLRLTGGDLPTLISDLQRLIPAAPDTGASS, from the coding sequence ATGAGCGCACGGGACCTCGCGGTCGCGATCATCATCGCCGTCGCGCTGCTGATCCTGCTGTCGATGCTGTTCGCCTGGCGACGACGAGTGCGGCGCGATGCCGCGTACACGGCCCCGCTCGGGGTGCCGGAGCACGCGGAGGTGACGCGCCGCGACGAGGTGCTCTACGTGTCCACCACTCGGCACGAGCAGCCCCTCGAACGGCTCGCGATCACCCCGCTGGCGTTCCGCGCACGCGGCGAGCTGGCCGTGACCGACCGCGGCATCGCGCTGGCCCTGGACGGTGCCCCCACCGTCTTCCTGGCCGCCGACCGCCTCGTCTCCGTCGACCGCGCGACCGTCACCATCGATCGCGTCGTGGAGTCCGGCGGACTCGTGCGCATCTCGTGGCACGTCGACGACGCGACCGTCGTCGACAGCTATCTGCGCCTCACCGGCGGCGACCTCCCGACCCTCATCTCCGACCTGCAGCGGCTCATCCCCGCCGCCCCTGACACAGGAGCTTCGTCATGA
- a CDS encoding dihydroorotase: protein MSETLVITGAQLLGADGADIIIENGVIAEVGTGLTRTGARVIDAAGLVALPGLVDLHTHLREPGFEASETILTGTRAAAAGGFTAVFAMPNTSPVADTAGVVEQELALGEAAGYATVQPIGAVTVGQKGERLAELGAMATSRAQVRVFSDDGFCVWDPLIMRRALEYVKSFDGVIAQHAQDPRLTEGAQMNEGTVSAELGLAGWPAVAEESILARDVLLAEHVGSRLHVCHLSTAGSVDIIRWAKKRGVNVTAEVTPHHLLLSDELVRGYDARFKVNPPLRREEDVLAVREGLADGTIDIVATDHAPHPSEHKACEWQAAANGMVGLESALRVVHQSMVQSGLLTWADVARVMSATPARIGRLSGHGTPLEAGQPAHITLYDPAIDGVFTTADLHGRSENSPYLGRALPGRVEYTVHGGVLTVDGGTVVEELGA from the coding sequence TGATCGACGCCGCGGGCCTGGTCGCGCTGCCGGGTCTCGTCGACCTGCACACCCACCTGCGCGAACCGGGGTTCGAGGCCTCCGAGACGATCCTCACCGGCACCAGGGCGGCCGCCGCGGGCGGGTTCACCGCCGTGTTCGCGATGCCGAACACGTCCCCGGTCGCCGACACGGCGGGCGTGGTCGAGCAGGAGCTCGCCCTCGGCGAGGCGGCCGGTTACGCGACGGTGCAGCCGATCGGCGCCGTCACCGTGGGGCAGAAGGGCGAGCGCCTCGCCGAGCTCGGCGCCATGGCCACCTCCCGTGCCCAGGTGCGGGTCTTCAGCGACGACGGCTTCTGCGTGTGGGACCCGCTGATCATGCGCCGGGCGCTGGAGTACGTGAAGTCCTTCGACGGCGTCATCGCCCAGCATGCGCAGGACCCGCGGCTCACCGAGGGCGCCCAGATGAACGAGGGCACGGTGTCGGCCGAGCTCGGGTTGGCCGGGTGGCCGGCGGTCGCCGAGGAGTCCATCCTCGCCCGCGACGTGCTCCTCGCCGAGCACGTCGGCTCGCGGCTGCACGTGTGCCACCTCTCGACGGCCGGCTCGGTCGACATCATCCGCTGGGCCAAGAAGCGCGGCGTCAACGTCACGGCGGAGGTCACGCCGCACCACCTGCTCCTCAGCGACGAACTCGTCCGTGGCTACGACGCGCGGTTCAAGGTCAACCCGCCGCTGCGCCGCGAGGAGGACGTCCTCGCGGTCCGGGAGGGCCTCGCCGACGGCACGATCGACATCGTCGCCACCGACCACGCACCGCACCCCAGCGAGCACAAGGCGTGCGAGTGGCAGGCCGCCGCGAACGGCATGGTCGGCCTGGAGAGCGCCCTGCGGGTCGTGCACCAGTCGATGGTGCAGTCCGGGCTGCTCACGTGGGCCGATGTCGCCCGCGTCATGAGCGCGACGCCCGCCCGGATCGGACGGCTCTCCGGCCACGGCACGCCGCTCGAAGCCGGGCAGCCCGCGCACATCACGCTGTACGACCCGGCGATCGACGGCGTGTTCACCACCGCCGACCTGCACGGACGCAGCGAGAACTCCCCGTACCTCGGCCGTGCCCTTCCGGGACGCGTGGAGTACACCGTGCACGGCGGCGTCCTCACGGTCGACGGCGGCACCGTCGTCGAGGAGCTCGGCGCATGA